The Brassica napus cultivar Da-Ae chromosome C7, Da-Ae, whole genome shotgun sequence genomic interval GCTATTACAAAGCCCACTACTAAATCGCTGCAGCTACTACTAAAACCCAATCCATCAGACACAAAAGGTTTATGCAGCATAACTTTGTACTTGTACTCTTCCTCATGCAGTGCCAGTGTGCCACTGATTGTTTACAAGACCAGAGAGCAACGACTATGAAATTGTACAGCCAAGATGCATACGAACAAAGACAAGAGTTCGTGCATTGGTTTATGTAATAACTTCAAATCCAAGTGAAGAGTGTCACCATCATCACACTGATGACTAATCTCCATGGGGGTTATTAGCATTCTTGTTTCCTGATTGAGATCCACTACCTCTGATCTCAGCATAACCCGGAGGCAGCTTGGGCGGATGAACAACAGGCAAGTTGCTTGAGGACCCGTTGCCACCAGAAGGTCTGAACGACCAGTTGATTGTGCTGATACTTGAAGATGGAGATGAACTTGAAGAGAACTGGTTATGTTGTCTGAGATATGTAGGCAGTGTCTCCTTATCACTGAGCTGCTGCTTATCAAAGTCCAGAGCATTAGGTGATTTCGCCGGCTCGCTTATCATCTCCCCTGGGTTCATCACACTGGCGGTTCCAAACAGCCAAGGCTGTCTGAATTTCGGATGCTTATCTTCTTTGCCTTTGGGTTGTTCTTGTTGTTGGTGAGCATGATCAGAAGTTTCAATGGGTTTAACCGATGGCTTGTCTCTGTCCGCTAAACTCGGTTCAGGTGGATCTACGGCTCTAGGAGTTGTTGAACGGGTTGTAGAGATTGTGGTTGTGGGGAACGCTTTCTCTGGTGGGACGGCTGGTGTGTAGTTAGATGGGAGAAGGTCGTCCCAGTTCTCAAGAAGTTCCTTATAGACTTTGCGAAGGGTTACCTCGGTTAATCCGGTTATTTTGCAAATCTCTGCTTGCGTCTTTCGTTTGTCTTCAAGCTGACATGCTAGGTAGATAGCAGCTGCGGATATGCTGATGGGGTTTCTACGGGTGCAGAAGCATTTGTTGATGACCACTTCTCCGATATGTGTTGCCAGTTCCTAAGAAGATTGAAAACAGACAAATCAGCAACGGTGTAATGGAAGCATCTGTGAAATTGAGTGGGGACAATGTCACTACAAGACACTTTCAAGACTCTAGATCTCAATGGAGAAGGGAAAAGAGTCAGGCACTGATACACTAGTGAGGTTGCATTATAGGGGCAAACCTGGGCAGATTTGTTAAGTTGAAGGAGGGTGCAGAACCTTGGCATATGAACCGATATAGAGTTGCTGTTGATGGGTTGGCTTAGTTGTAGAGCTTCTCCTAAAATCTTGATGTACTTGCCAATCTCCTTCTGCTGTACATTGGCTGCAATGGAGATTTCCTATTGTTCAAATCAAAGAAAAGGCATCAGACAGTTGTTTAAGTCACTGCAATGAACTAAAACAAGTGCTGCTTATATCTAAGTTCAGAGGCAAtgagaaaattatgttttcacGCTAACATATAAGCAAAACATTTCAAGACTATCGATAAACAAAGCTCAGAGAAACGATAAAACACATCACTACGGTAGCTAGATTCATTCCTGCAAAGAGACATAGAACTTGTATTGCTGATTTATAATACAGACTCAAGCAAACAGGCACAGCCATTTCAAGAACCTGAGGCACAGTAGCTGAATAAGTTTTGAGAGTGAAATAGGATCTCTGGTAACCTGAAGTGTTCGAGGCTCTTGAGCTTCTCTAATAGCTTGAACAAGACAAGCAGTAGCCAACGCCTCAACGCTTCTGTTCCTCAAGCAAGTAGCCGAGCAGCAATCCCTAAACAACTGGAACGCATGCTCAGAGATATCGCAATCCAATCCCAAAATCGACGCCACGTCGACGATCTGCATATAAGCCCTAAGGTTATCCACCACAACCGTCGACGACGAATTCGATCCGGAAGAAGCGAGCTCCAGGGTTCGTTCGAGTTCCGCGAGGTGGCCGGAGAAGGAGAGGGATGAGCGAGCGaagatcgggttcggttcgagtGACCAGGTGGAGAAGGCCGTGATGAATCCGGTGGGCTCGAACGGATCTTCCTCGTTGGCTTGGGACGGTTGCGCGGCGGGGGGTTGGAGATCGGCGGTGACGAGGGGGAGAGGAGTGTCTTGCGCGCGGAGATGGAAGAGGTGGTGGTTTTGCGTTTGGCGTTCTTCGATTACGCGGCCGCAGGAGGTGCATTCCGTTATCGATATGCCGGAGCTCGTGGTGGCGCACCGTCCTTGCGCCGATGAACAGTACGGACacttcattttatttatttttatctttactCTTTTATGTTTCGTTATGACTTGAGAGTGTTgttgaatatatttatataaagagcgtgaaaaataatattttcttcaagatttattaaacttcagaGTTCGATTGTGTTTGCATTACATATGAAAGTATAACACAAGGATCCCATGTTATTGCATATCATAAATGTATTTGTATGTAACTACCAATCGATGGAATTCAAAAGGATCATCTTTTTGGCTTCAGCAAGTAGAAATGAACTTGGGTTTTTATATGTGAAACGTGTGTTATATCATATCATTATCATCAGCTACTTGCTGCTGGCTTGTGTAGAATCTTCTTGAAGCTTCTTCCCAGACCCCTTGCGCTCTGATGATAACAAAACCCAAATGTAATTAGAAGAGATCATAGTCAATATACAACTCAACAAAGTCGAAAAGAAGACATCTAAAGACTAATTCTTATGTTTATCAAGAAGTTAACCTTGGAATGATCAAAGCTCCTCTACCATACTTGTTCAACCAACTTCTTCTACAAGTGGGATTTTGGAATAAATGCAATAAACAACACCAGAAGCTATAGCTATCAGAAATCCCATAAGTGAACATAATTTTTCAAGAAGACTCTACTGAATCACATAGACCGACCAGTACCTCTAAAATGTAATATCCTTAACCTAACATTCGATCCATCTTCATACCTTATCTCCAGACTCACTAAGCCTAACCGTTAATCACGTATGATCAAACCTTCCCAGGCATCTTTCAATATCTTGGATAATCAAGCACATAGCCATACATCTGGTCACCATTAACAGACCAGCTTACAGAGTAACACAAGATTTCAATACGGATGAACTTGACCATCGAACTGAACAACCTAATGTACACTTGAACTCAAGATTCTACTATTTATAGTAACTAAGCAAAAGATAACAACTCAGATTACTACAAGTTCCAACAATCTACTGATTCCAAGTCACTAATCCAAAACACACCAAAGAGACCTATAGAATCAAGAATCCTCACCATAGATCGGGAAGGATTCGAATCAAGATTGATAGACTGAACCGACATCTTCGCGATTTCACCAATAGCAGCATCTCTAACCCCAGGTACATCACTAGTAAGCTCTTCATAAGCAGCAACGAACGCCTCTTGCCAAAACTGAGGCAACTTGATCCGACGACTGTTAGTGTACACATCCCACATACGCTTCACCACTCTCTCCCTCTTCTCCATTTCCTACAACAACCACAAAATCAGCTTCTAACACACACCAAAGACGAAGAAATCAAGAAAGAAAGAGTCACCAGAGCGTCGAGGTGATCGTAGTTTCGAACCCCGAGATCTTCAGATAACCGGTTCAGATTACCCGTGGATAACCGGAGAGTGACAGTTCCCGTGAACATCGACCAAAATGCTAGAAGCAAGAGAGCAGCAAACGCGTAGAACTTGTAACGACCTCTTCCGAACAACACGGTTTCGGAGTGTTCCTTCTTCGAATTCGCCGTCGTCGGCAAGGCGTCGCCCTCCTTCATCGCGAAAAGTGTCGGTTCGATTTCGAAGCTCACTCTCTCTTTCGCTGATACTTGTACGAGCCGTTGATCTTAAATTGTTAACAAGTATACTAAAATTGTAACTCGATCGTGACcgttggtttatatatataatttgataaaagcCACATACAAATAAACATCCAAACGGCGTCGTATAAAGAAAACACACTAAAACGCAGtcgtataaagaaaaaaaaacactaggCTGTGTCGTTTTCACCGCGTACTTTATGATCACCGTCTCTTTGGAAAAGCGCTTCGATCTCTTCAAGCGACTTTCCTTTAGTCTCCGGCatcaggaagaagaagaagttccaCGCCACCGCCGCGATTCCGGCGAACATAAAGAATGCTCCGCCGGTCGTAATCGCCTTGGATAACGACAAAAACGACATCGACACGGTGGCGTTCATGACTCTGTTCACCGCAACGCCGAGACTCGCTCCTTGAGCTCTAAGCTTCAACGGGAAGACCTCAGAGCTGTACACCCAAGTTATTGGGCCGAGCCCAATAGAGAAAAACGCCACGAAGCTATAAGCGGAAACTATACTCAGAACCAAAGCCCAAACCAGTTTCCCGCCAGAATTTTGAGCCATCGTAAGCCCAAACCCTAACATTGTCAACGCGCCAATCATCCCTCCGACGCTGGTCAACAAAAGCTTCCTCCGACCTACCTTGTCAAGCAAGAAAGTCGCCGTAAAAATAAAAGTCGTTTTCATGATTCCGACACCGATCGTAACCAAGAAAAGCTTGTCTTTAGTCGTGATTCCagctttcttaaaaatcttcGGACCGTATAGCAACACGGCTTCGATACCAGTTGCGTGCTGGAAGAAATGAATCCCTAACGCAGTCAAAAGAACTCGTCTCACCGCAGGTGTAGGTCTTAGGATAAGCTCTTTCCAAACTCCTTCCCCGTGAGTCTTCTTGTTCTCCATCTTCACCACCTCGTCTTTGCACTTCGGGTCGATTCCCGCGGCGGTTTTGATGTCTTGAAACCGTAGCTCCGCCTCTTCAGGCGAGTTCGACACCAAGTCCAGTATCCTTTTGCCTTCTCCGAGACGCCCTTGCAGAATCAACCACCGTGGAGATTCCGGCATTTTCAAGATCCCGAAGGCCAGCACTAGCGACGGGATCGCAGCTATACCGAGCATCAGCCTCCAACCGATATGCATAGGTAGCTTGGAGAAGAAGTAATTCACTAGGTAACCGATTAAAATCCCTATGCTGATGCAAAGATGAGGTAGAGAAGCTAGGAGTCCTCTGTGCGAAGCGGTTGCTATCTCGGCCGAGTAGACCGGTGCAACCATGAGGGCGAAACCGACTCCGAGCCCGGCGGTGCATCTACCGGTGAGGAGAACGGGATAGCTTGGGCCCCAGCCCATTAGTATTGAGCCCAACATGAAGAGTATTGAGGCCAAGACGATTGTGTAACGTCGTCCGATTATGTCCGACGTTCTTCCGGCGAGCAGTGATCCGACGAGGGCACAAAGGTTGAGGATTCCGGTGAGGACTTCGATCTGAACTTCGTTTGTCTTTAACTCTTCTTCTATAAACACCATCGCTCCACTCATAACGCCAGTATCTACACACAACGTATCTTATCATGAGTTCTTATTGTTACAACTtacaaaagaataataataataagtatatataacaccatgacatatttgttttttttttttaaacaaatgtttttttgaaaaattaacagCTATACATATTAAAATCCCTATAACTTTTGGAGatatcttaattattattattatatacttaCCGTAACCAAAGATGATGGAGACGATGGAGGCGACAATAGCACACTGAAGCGCGTATCTATTAACTCCGGTGTTCTCCTCGGTCGGCTTCTCGACCGCATTCTCGCTGGAGATTTGATCGTCCATGATTAATTCACCAGCACGTAATTAGAAAACTATAGAGTATACAAACGTTAACTAATGTCTCTCCCAGTTGTAAGCTTTTGTCTGAAAGTTAGATATGTGTTTGGTTCTTAAGTTTTCTCTCACTACCAAAGAAGATTCGTTGATTATATATAGAAAAGAATAGATGACAACACAGAGAAGACTGTACTCGTGAAAGCCACAAGTTTGAAAAGAGAGGATTTAGTTATTTTTGAATCCAATGGACAAGAGTCATCCATatcttcttatatttttatactaggtgataacccgcgcTTTGCGCGGAAtgagattattatttttggtatttataAGATAAAAAGATATAAAGTCTGTTATGTGGACATCGGTTTGATTGTATGTAGGATTTTGTTGTATTTTACTCTATTGAAATATAAGAACCATTCGAAAgtcttatttattttggtttggagAATTCACAAAAGTGCTGGAGGTTAACgatgaaaaatattgtagaagAAGTCTTATAAATAAAAAGCTCAATTTTATTAAGACACATAGAGATAAAACTGATAGTACGATTTAAATCTATTGCCATAAACTAAGTTTTTGAAATATATGCAAATCACCTATTCATAATTAACTCAATCACGCATATTAGCAAAATAGGCAACCGTCGTATAGTAAACTTGAAATAACCGAACTGAAGCGTGGTTTATCTTCGTTGATTTCAATAGACGTTCCACTTCGGAACCGACCGGTTCGATTCGGTAAACCCACAATCAGAAGTTCCAACTTGGAACTAATAACAGTCGCGTAtgaatatatcttttttttggtttgtacgTGGCTCTCTTAGCCATTCATCTACAACAAACTGCAcaagtgaagaaaaaaaaaggagaatctTCTAGTTTAGCTTAAAAGCTGTGTGTTTATCCTATAGATTTTGTACCGATTATCAACTCTGTTGCAGAATCTCCATGATCTCATAAGACTTCGACCCTTTTTGCCTTCGCATGCACCGCCTCCATTAATTTGTACgtgataataaagaataaacagTATGCTTAAAAGAACGTATGGTAGGTACGAGTGTGCTGGCCAGCCATGCAAACGTAAAATTATTATCATTGGCAATGTAAAAATGTTATCATTTATGTTCGTGAGCTTGACAAAAGAAAGGGGAGAAGAGTTCGTGAGCTGCAGTAGTTTATAATAACGATAATTCTAAGCTTGACGAAACAATGGGAGAAGAGTTCTCTTTTTGACAGTAATAATCAACAGCTACACACAAAATGCAAAAGAAGTCGCCTCACAAAGCCGATCTAATGAACCGAAACTTATAggttctcttctcctcttcaagaCTTCAACAATGCACTAACGGATGCGTTGGATTTCTCACAGGTTCGGTCGAGAGACACAGTTCTTTTCATCTTAGTTTGTGTGACGTTTGTCCACGACTAAAGTCCCCATCTGAAGAACCTTGCCGAGAATAACCTAGATGGATCGTCGTGTAGGCTATGCGAAGAAGGAAGAGGAGACTTCTATGTTCATTAGACTAACAGATGTATTGGATTTCTCTATTTTGTCTTAAAACACAGTTCTTTTCATCTCAGTTTgcaatttataatcttttttgtCTATAAAAATTGTCATCACCTGATGTCTGATGAGATATGTTGAAACCTCGAAGGTGTGAAGAAGATTACAAACTGTTTAGAAAGTGTTTCAATCCTCAGGCTAGTTTATAATCAAAAGCTCGTTAAGAagatcacacaaaaaaaaataccaagATGCTCCAAAAGATGGAAAAATAAGGAAATAAATATGTGAGAGTGTCTCTCTAAACGACACGTGTCAATATTGGTGTGAACACATTAATTGCAATGctcctcttttaatatataagagatatttATAGAAGTTTGTTTGTGACAAGAGGACCCGATCAATGATTCTAATTACAGACCCTAATTAAGTACATGTGTAATAACAGCTGGACGTGACTCTAAATTTGGAAGTCTGATGTATCCAAACGTTGATCAGTTGCCTTAATACTAGTTAACTTTTGATTTTGGATAAGAAAATATCTATAACCAAGCTGGCTTATTGGTCATAGTTAAAACGTAGAAGTTTGACTACCtaagatattttgtaaatttaatgAAAAGATATATATGGGTAGAACACGAGTCTGCTATAATTGGATAagaactaattttttaatagctgctttttgtttttatccaCGTGAATGTCTTGATGTCAATGTGTAACCAAACTCATGTTGGGGCTGGACTCACAGATTCAAGGTCAACTGTGGAGAGTACCGTGTAAAACGTCATGGGTCCATTTTCATTAGTTTTCAGAAGTTtgaatttttgattatttaatgGGAAAGTGAAGTGGCTATTTGGATTTTAGACTTTTGAGTCCTACGAAAAGCCAAATATGGTTTGcgtaaaattttgaaaaattaatatcaTGTTTACATAATATGATTGAAGTTATTTCTTCCATCTTTTCTTGtagtttttcataattttttcccaaaagaaataaaataagataaaaccCAAAAATCTGATTTGGGAAGCTTACACGTACATCAGATTACATACACTACATACGATAATAGTACTAAGCAAGTGTTGATGTACATAAAACATTTGTAATCAATAATGCATACTTATAAATGGGTTTTTATACAACcaattaaaaaatactttagAATAGTAGCTTACTATAGTCCAACAATAGTTAAATGAAATTTCTAT includes:
- the LOC106410760 gene encoding plant-specific TFIIB-related protein 1; the protein is MKCPYCSSAQGRCATTSSGISITECTSCGRVIEERQTQNHHLFHLRAQDTPLPLVTADLQPPAAQPSQANEEDPFEPTGFITAFSTWSLEPNPIFARSSLSFSGHLAELERTLELASSGSNSSSTVVVDNLRAYMQIVDVASILGLDCDISEHAFQLFRDCCSATCLRNRSVEALATACLVQAIREAQEPRTLQEISIAANVQQKEIGKYIKILGEALQLSQPINSNSISVHMPRFCTLLQLNKSAQELATHIGEVVINKCFCTRRNPISISAAAIYLACQLEDKRKTQAEICKITGLTEVTLRKVYKELLENWDDLLPSNYTPAVPPEKAFPTTTISTTRSTTPRAVDPPEPSLADRDKPSVKPIETSDHAHQQQEQPKGKEDKHPKFRQPWLFGTASVMNPGEMISEPAKSPNALDFDKQQLSDKETLPTYLRQHNQFSSSSSPSSSISTINWSFRPSGGNGSSSNLPVVHPPKLPPGYAEIRGSGSQSGNKNANNPHGD
- the LOC106410761 gene encoding uncharacterized protein LOC106410761 isoform X1 → MKEGDALPTTANSKKEHSETVLFGRGRYKFYAFAALLLLAFWSMFTGTVTLRLSTGNLNRLSEDLGVRNYDHLDALEMEKRERVVKRMWDVYTNSRRIKLPQFWQEAFVAAYEELTSDVPGVRDAAIGEIAKMSVQSINLDSNPSRSMSARGLGRSFKKILHKPAASS
- the LOC106410761 gene encoding uncharacterized protein LOC106410761 isoform X2, whose amino-acid sequence is MKEGDALPTTANSKKEHSETVLFGRGRYKFYAFAALLLLAFWSMFTGTVTLRLSTGNLNRLSEDLGVRNYDHLDALEMEKRERVVKRMWDVYTNSRRIKLPQFWQEAFVAAYEELTSDVPGVRDAAIGEIAKMSVQSINLDSNPSRSMKKLVEQVW
- the LOC106410759 gene encoding probable polyol transporter 6 — translated: MDDQISSENAVEKPTEENTGVNRYALQCAIVASIVSIIFGYDTGVMSGAMVFIEEELKTNEVQIEVLTGILNLCALVGSLLAGRTSDIIGRRYTIVLASILFMLGSILMGWGPSYPVLLTGRCTAGLGVGFALMVAPVYSAEIATASHRGLLASLPHLCISIGILIGYLVNYFFSKLPMHIGWRLMLGIAAIPSLVLAFGILKMPESPRWLILQGRLGEGKRILDLVSNSPEEAELRFQDIKTAAGIDPKCKDEVVKMENKKTHGEGVWKELILRPTPAVRRVLLTALGIHFFQHATGIEAVLLYGPKIFKKAGITTKDKLFLVTIGVGIMKTTFIFTATFLLDKVGRRKLLLTSVGGMIGALTMLGFGLTMAQNSGGKLVWALVLSIVSAYSFVAFFSIGLGPITWVYSSEVFPLKLRAQGASLGVAVNRVMNATVSMSFLSLSKAITTGGAFFMFAGIAAVAWNFFFFLMPETKGKSLEEIEALFQRDGDHKVRGENDTA